Proteins from a single region of Mytilus trossulus isolate FHL-02 chromosome 2, PNRI_Mtr1.1.1.hap1, whole genome shotgun sequence:
- the LOC134707822 gene encoding S-adenosylmethionine-dependent methyltransferase Rv2258c-like: MCDRMADDTFCDVEKMINDGLHSMVLAIGYKVGIVSVIMDTVEPCTAEEISSKANLNKRYVEEWLICMTAKGVVKIDDGKYYFPNKKQIHEAAFVSTMLPIFAECFPDLEKVMRNKTENKGYPFPQKALVWEGQYKELSSFHDVTWLEDNVKPVINSYFKDNKINAETFNILDFGCGYGKLAFSLAKTYSKGLVWGVDIDEAAIDAGRNKAQKNSCSNVFFEKIVDSNMPDLWKDKFDIIIMSDVLHDLPDPNTIMANFRTVLKPGGYVIAFDPPIYSDHKKNVGYNDAIDFMPYSVFTCLPNSMSEKPAIGHGIGWGYEDKLKYIESQGFQVLATDGEDVEFPKWRIVFKQRV; this comes from the exons ATGTGTGACAGAATGGCAGACGATACTTTTTGCGATgttgaaaaaatgataaatgatgGTCTACATAGTATGGTCCTTGCAATAGGGTACAAAGTTGGAATCGTTTCTGTTATAATGGATACAGTCGAGCCATGTACTGCTGAAGAAATTAGCAGTAAGGCCAATTTGAATAAACG GTATGTAGAGGAATGGCTGATTTGTATGACTGCCAAAGGGGTTGTGAAAATAGATGatggaaaatattattttccaaATAAGAAACAGATACACGAGGCTGCATTTGTATCCACAATGCTCCCAATATTTGCAGAATGCTTCCCAGATTTGGAAAAAGTTATGAGaaataagacagaaaataaag gctATCCATTTCCCCAAAAAGCATTAGTATGGGAAGGACAGTATAAAGAGCTCTCCAGCTTTCATGATGTTACATGGCTCGAAGATAATGTCAAACCTGTGATAAATTCATACTTTAAAGACAACAAGA TAAACGCAGAGACTTTCAACATCTTAGATTTTGGATGTGGATATGGTAAACTGGCTTTTTCGTTAGCAAAAACATATAGTAAGGGTTTGGTATGGGGTGTGGACATAGATGAAGCTGCCATTGATGCTGGTAGGAATAAAGCACAAAAGAACTCTTGCTCAAATGTTTTCTTTGAGAAGATTGTTGATAGTAATATGCCGGATCTTTGGAAAGACAAATTCGACATCATTATTATGTCAGATGTATTACATGATCTGCCAGACCCGAACACAATTATGGCGAATTTCAGAACAGTATTAAAACCCGGTGGTTATGTTATAGCTTTTGATCCACCTATTTACTCtgatcacaaaaaaaatgttggttatAACGACGCAATAGATTTTATGCCCTACAGTGTATTTACATGTTTACCTAACAGCATGTCAGAAAAGCCAGCGATTGGTCATGGGATCGGATGGGGTTATGAAGATAAATTAAAGTATATCGAAAGTCAGGGATTTCAAGTTCTGGCAACAGATGGAGAAGATGTCGAATTTCCAAAGTGGAGAATTGTGTTCAAACAGAGAGTATGA
- the LOC134705338 gene encoding uncharacterized protein LOC134705338: MRIGKSTDILYLYITINTNIDTVNGVDTVIFYTKVTMATANVPSVSKKTLSTISVFDKNTIDIKVDHSSKNATVTYDNQTSNTVTHQFAEKPVGKIKGMISDLELM, encoded by the exons ATGAGAATCGGTAAATCGACAGACATACTATACCTGTATATTACAATCAATACAAACATAGATACTGTTAATGGAGTTGATACTGTGATCTTTTACACTAAAG ttacaaTGGCGACAGCAAATGTTCCTTCTGTGTCAAAGAAAACATTATCAACTATATCAGTTTTCGATAAGAATACAATTGATATAAAAGTCGACCATTCTTCCAAAAATGCAACTGTAACATATGATAACCAGACATCAAATACTGTTACCCATCAATTTGCAGAAAAACCTGTAGGAAAAATAAAAGGAATGATATCAGATCTGGAACTCATGTGA